The Humulus lupulus chromosome 3, drHumLupu1.1, whole genome shotgun sequence genome window below encodes:
- the LOC133822280 gene encoding uncharacterized protein LOC133822280, with amino-acid sequence MAMAIRVSLLFSMLILFYAKPSFSLYEDQVGLVDWHQQYIGKVKQAVFHTQKTGRKRVVVSTEENVVASLDLRHGEIYWRHVLGSSDAVDGIDIALGKYVITLSSGGGILRAWNLIDGQMVWESFLQGSKSSSKSSLSIPTTNLKVGKDNLILVFGKGFVHAVSSIDGEIVWEKDFAAESVEIQQIIWPTNSEIIYVLGSVGSSQFEVFAINARKGEQLSKNGAAFPGYFSGEMLLVSDELAVALDAPKSKIVTINVQDGIKFQQTYLSDLIGDSSGTAVLLPLKLQEMFALEINGFKIFVRITGEGSLEVVDKVNSAAVVSDPLLLSEDQKAFALIQHDHDGKIHLTAKLVHDWTKELHKESIVMDHGRGLVHRVFINNYIRTDRSNGFRALVVMEDHSLLLLQQGSIVWSREDGLASIVDVATSELPVEKEGVSVANVEDNLFEWLKGHMLKLKGTLMLASPEDVAAIQGMRLKNSEKSKMTRDHNGFRKLIIVLTRAGKLFALHTGDGRVVWSLLLPSLRNSACKYPSGLSIYKWQAPHHHALDENPSVLIAGRCGQSYDAPGVLSFVDTYTGKEISTLSPAHSVVQIIPLPFTDAAEQRLHLLTDMDHRTHLYPRTPEALSIFQRQFSNIYWHSVDADKGIIKGHALKRNSASENLDDEYSFDSRDVWSIVFPSDSEKITATVTRKLNEVVHTQAKIIADHDVMYKYISKNLMFVATVTPKASGEIGTATPEESSLVVYLIDTITGRILHRMSHHGSQGPVHAVFSENWVVYHYFNLRAHRYEMSVIEIYDQSRAPANSDLWKLVLGKHNLTSPISSYSRTEVVTKSQSYFFTHSVKAISVTSTAKGITSKQLLIGTIEDQVLALDKRFLDPRRSVNPSQAEREEGLVPLTDSLPITPQSYVTHALKVEGLRGIVTVPARLESTTLVFAYGVDLFYTRIAPSRTTYDSLTEDFSYALLLITIVVLVAAIFVTWILSEKKDLQHKWM; translated from the coding sequence ATGGCTATGGCGATTAGGGTTTCCCTACTGTTTTCTATGCTAATTTTATTTTACGCGAAGCCTAGCTTTTCGCTGTACGAAGATCAAGTTGGTCTCGTGGACTGGCACCAACAATACATAGGGAAGGTGAAACAAGCAGTGTTCCATACTCAGAAAACTGGCCGAAAGCGTGTTGTTGTGTCCACCGAGGAGAATGTTGTTGCTTCTCTCGATCTTCGACATGGAGAGATTTATTGGAGACACGTCCTTGGCAGCAGTGATGCTGTGGATGGAATAGATATTGCTCTGGGAAAATATGTTATAACCCTTTCATCTGGCGGGGGTATCTTAAGGGCTTGGAACCTTATTGATGGTCAAATGGTTTgggagtcttttcttcagggttcaaagtcttcatcaaagTCATCACTATCCATTCCGACTACAAATTTGAAAGTGGGCAAGGATAATTTGATCCTCGTTTTTGGTAAGGGGTTTGTTCATGCTGTTTCTAGTATAGATGGGGAGATTGTTTGGGAGAAGGATTTTGCAGCAGAAAGTGTTGAGATCCAACAGATTATTTGGCCTACCAACAGTGAGATAATATATGTGCTGGGTTCTGTTGGCTCTTCCCAGTTTGAGGTGTTTGCAATAAATGCAAGGAAGGGAGAGCAGCTGAGTAAAAATGGTGCTGCCTTTCCTGGTTATTTTTCAGGGGAGATGTTATTGGTTTCTGATGAACTGGCTGTGGCATTGGATGCCCCCAAGTCAAAgattgtaacaataaacgttcaGGATGGTATCAAATTTCAGCAAACATATTTATCTGATCTTATTGGTGATTCTTCTGGGACAGCAGTGTTGTTGCCCTTAAAGCTTCAAGAAATGTTTGCTTTAGAAATCAATGGGTTCAAAATATTCGTTAGAATAACTGGTGAAGGCAGTCTGGAGGTTGTGGATAAAGTCAATAGTGCCGCAGTTGTTAGTGATCCTCTCTTACTTTCAGAGGACCAAAAAGCTTTTGCACTAATTCAGCATGATCATGATGGCAAGATTCATCTTACAGCTAAGCTTGTCCATGACTGGACTAAGGAATTGCATAAGGAGAGTATAGTGATGGACCATGGAAGAGGGCTTGTCCATAGGGTATTTATAAACAATTATATCCGCACAGACAGGTCTAATGGATTCAGGGCCTTGGTTGTCATGGAAGATCATTCGCTCTTGCTGTTACAACAAGGATCGATTGTCTGGAGTAGGGAGGATGGCCTTGCCTCAATTGTAGATGTAGCAACATCAGAACTACCTGTGGAAAAGGAGGGTGTATCAGTTGCAAATGTGGAGGATAACCTCTTTGAATGGCTCAAGGGTCACATGCTAAAGCTTAAGGGAACTTTGATGCTTGCAAGCCCCGAGGATGTTGCAGCAATCCAAGGGATGAGATTAAAGAATTCTGAGAAGAGCAAAATGACCCGAGATCACAATGGTTTCCGGAAGCTGATTATAGTCCTAACTCGAGCAGGAAAGCTGTTTGCCTTGCACACTGGAGATGGACGAGTTGTTTGGTCTCTTTTACTGCCTTCACTGCGTAATTCAGCATGCAAGTATCCAAGTGGGCTTAGTATTTACAAATGGCAGGCTCCTCATCATCATGCATTGGATGAAAATCCATCTGTACTCATAGCAGGCCGGTGTGGACAAAGTTATGACGCACCAGGTGTTCTTTCTTTCGTGGATACTTACACAGGGAAGGAAATAAGTACATTGAGCCCTGCTCATTCTGTTGTACAAATTATTCCACTGCCCTTCACTGATGCAGCTGAACAGCGTCTTCATCTACTGACAGATATGGACCATCGCACACATCTATACCCCAGAACTCCTGAGGCTCTTAGTATTTTTCAACGCCAGTTTTCAAACATATACTGGCACTCAGTTGATGCTGATAAAGGCATCATTAAGGGTCATGCTTTGAAGAGAAATTCTGCCAGTGAAAACCTTGATGATGAGTACAGCTTTGACTCTAGAGATGTATGGTCAATTGTATTTCCATCCGACTCGGAAAAGATAACCGCAACCGTGACAAGAAAATTGAACGAGGTGGTCCATACTCAAGCAAAGATTATAGCAGATCACGATGTAATGTACAAGTACATCTCAAAAAATTTGATGTTTGTTGCCACTGTTACGCCAAAAGCTAGTGGTGAAATTGGAACAGCTACCCCAGAGGAGTCGTCATTGGTTGTTTATCTTATTGACACTATAACTGGTCGTATATTGCACAGAATGAGTCATCATGGTTCTCAGGGTCCTGTCCATGCTGTTTTCAGTGAGAACTGGGTTGTCTATCACTACTTCAATTTGAGAGCACACAGATATGAGATGTCAGTCATTGAGATATACGACCAGTCCCGAGCACCGGCCAATAGTGATTTGTGGAAGCTTGTTCTTGGAAAGCATAATCTCACTTCTCCTATTTCCTCCTACTCCCGAACTGAGGTTGTGACAAAATCACAATCTTACTTTTTCACTCATTCTGTTAAAGCCATATCAGTGACATCAACAGCTAAGGGAATAACTTCAAAGCAGCTTCTCATTGGTACCATTGAAGATCAGGTTTTGGCACTTGATAAACGTTTTCTTGATCCCCGTCGATCAGTCAACCCTTCACAAGCTGAGCGGGAAGAAGGGCTTGTTCCTTTAACAGATTCATTGCCTATCACTCCTCAGTCTTATGTAACGCATGCCCTCAAAGTAGAAGGACTTCGAGGCATAGTTACTGTGCCTGCCAGGTTGGAGTCAACAACACTTGTTTTTGCATATGGAGTTGATCTCTTTTACACCCGAATTGCACCTTCGAGGACCACCTATGATTCCCTCACTGAAGATTTTAGTTATGCTTTGCTCCTCATCACCATCGTGGTACTAGTAGCTGCAATCTTCGTAACATGGATTTTGTCTGAGAAGAAAGATTTACAACACAAGTGGATGTGA